In Perognathus longimembris pacificus isolate PPM17 unplaced genomic scaffold, ASM2315922v1 HiC_scaffold_5296, whole genome shotgun sequence, the genomic window GGAAGTCGGGGTGAGGGGGCCCCAGCCAGGGGAAGCCAGCGGctccagaggagaaggaagggcgcCGGCCCGGGGGGCCTGGCTTTGTGCACATCCAGCCTCTTGAGCCCCCAGAGGGTTGGTCCGTCGTCCTGGGGCTGCCCCGAGGGCCGGACGCGACCCCCTCCGCTGCCTTGGTGACCCTCATCTTCCTGCTGAGTTCACCGAGGCGGTGGGGGGTACACGGTGGGGGGGGcatggtgggggggcaggggtgtgtgCGATGGGGGTGTGTGCTGTGGGCTGCACCTCGTAACTGGCTGCAGGATCCGGTGTGGAAGGTGGAGAGGGAGGATTCTGTGTCTCAGGCTCCCGGTGGCCGCTGCAGGTTGGGGTCCCGCTGGGGGAGCCCCGAGCATCTCTGAGCCTCACAGTGGGGCtgccggccctgccccctccgtGGATGGCTTTCCTCTGGGTCTCCATGCCCAGGCTCGGCCAGCGTGGCAGGCCTTGGAAACCCGGGAGCCAGCTGCagagccggggcggcggggggcggggcccttGCCATGCCCTCCCGGCATTGGCTGGGAGCCGTGCTGATTTGCATACAGGTGAGGGCCGGCAGCCCTGTCCTGAGGCCGGGCCAGGTAGGGCAGGTGGGGCCCACACCTGGTGACTGGGCGCCCACAGTTCCAGGGCAGGCCAGTGGGGGGCAGCAGAGCTCCAGCGGCCCTggtgccctccctgcccccattcCAGAGCCGGGCCTGACCAGAGGGCAAGGGTAGTCACCCCATCTGgaactttcttccctcccctcccatgagCCCATGTGTGGTGGGCCTTGGgggcctctccctttccttttactTGGGGTGGTTTCCTGGACGCTGGGGGACCTGTGAGCTGGGTGGGGAGGAACCTGTggagtggtggggtgggggactgtAGGGTGGGGGGGCCTGTGGGGTGGGGGaacctgtggggtggggggcccgTGGGGTGGCTGGGGACCCGTGGGgtggggctgtggggtggggccGTGGGGTGGGGGCTGTCCAGGGCAGCACAGGCTCTGCACTCACCGTTGGCTGAGTTCCAGGCTGCAGTGGGGCTGGTGGCTGCCATCCCCAAGCCAGCTGCTGCCCAGGGGCGGGGCAGTGTCGGGGTGCggggcagtcctggggtgtggggcAGTGTCGGGGTGCAGGGTAGTCCTGGGGGGGCGGGCAgtcctggggggtggggcagtcctggggggcggggcagtgtcaggcgggggcagtcctggggtgtggggcAGTGTCGGGGTGCAGGGCAGTCCTGAGGggcggggcagtcctgggggcggggcagcCCTGGGGTGTGGGGCAGTGTTGGGGTGCGGGCAGTGTCGGGgtgtggggcagtcctggggtaTGGGGCAGTGTCGGGGTGCggggcagtcctggggtgtggggcAGTGTTGGGgtgtggggcagtcctggggtgtggggcAGTGTCGGGGTGCAGGGCAGTCCTGAGGggcggggcagtcctggggggtggggcagtcctgggggtcGGGGCAGTGTTGGGgtgtggggcagtcctggggggcggggcagtgTTGGGGtgcggggcagtcctgggggcggggcagccctggggggcagggcagtcctgggggcggggcagtcctggggggcaGGGCAGTGTTGGGgtgtggggcagtcctggggtaTGGGGCAGTGTCGGGGTGTGGGGCAGTGTCGGGGTGTGGGGCAGTGTTGGGGTGTGgagcagtcctggggtgtggggcAGTGTCGGGgtgtggggcagtcctggggtgtggggcAGTGTCGGGgtgtggggcagtcctggggtgtggggcAGTGTTGGGgtgtggggcagtcctggggtgtggggcAGTGTCGGGgtgtggggcagtcctggggtgtggggcAGTGTCGTgggtggggcagtcctggggggcaGGGCAGTGTCGGGGGCGGGGCAGTCCTGGGGAGCGGGGCAGCCCTGGGATGTGGGGCAGTGTTGGGGTGCGGGGCAGGGCCCCGGACCCGgctgaggcccccctccccccgtggtcAGGCACAGGCGCAGTGCGGGCTGCCAGGCCCCGGCTCCTGCAGCTGGACTGGGGGTGCTGGCGGTGGATCCGCCCGTCAGATCCCGTGCCCCCATGGGTATTTTCTCCTGACATCGATTTCCCCGGAAGCCTGGGTGTCGCGGGCCCTCGGGGCGCCATGCCAGTCCAGGGGTGTGCTGCGAAACCCCGCTTCAGGCTCTGCCAGAGCAGAGCCGCGGAGCCCCCAAGACCGGTGGGACCCGGCTGGCAAGGGTCCCCAGGAGGGGGGCCACGTAGGACAGCTCCCCTCGATCCTGGAAGTCGGGGGGCTCTCTGGCTTGCCTCTCCGCTGATGCCCGGGGCCCCGTGCCCAGGACGGAGCGGGCGGCGGCGGTGTCGGCCGTGGGGGTGGGTGGACGGAGGGACGGAGCGCATGGCGTCTGCCCCGTCCTTGGGGTCACAGCCTGGGGTAGGCCGGCACCCCGGGGGGTGTCTGCCGCGGGGGCTCGTCGGGAGGCCGATGCTTCCTTGTTCCTGGCTTACCAAGGAGACACCGGGGGCTCAGAACATTCTGGAActgtctccccctgccccccacggcGGCTGCCAAGGTGGCACACCGGCGTTGGCCCCGCTGGGACgaagggtggcgggggggggggggagattctgCGCAAGGCAGGGGCCCCGGGGAGGACGGAGAGGGAGCCAGAGGCGTGGCCCTCGTGGACGCGGCGCCTCCCTTCGCCGGGGTGACATCGGCTTAGCTCAGTCACATCTCCCAACACCCCGATGGCCAGGGAGGCGCCGGAAACGCGGTTCTGCGTTCTGAGCTTCCGCTGGGCGTGagttggggaggggcggggggggggggagcgccgtTCGCCTGGGACCCCGTGGGTGTTGTTTTCCGGGAGTCGCCTCGCCCCGCACCCCACGCTGCTTTGCGTGGCCTTGGCGCCTGCTCCCTTCTCCCTGCCGCCTGGCTCCTGGCTCGTCGGGCGGGCCTCGGTCGGCCTGTCTGTCACGGCGGGTGGCATCTCTGTGTCCCCAGAGGCTGGCTGCCCCTGCCACGTGTTCTGCTGAGTACCAGCGGGGCTCTGCGCGTGGGTTGCCCTGGAGGGGGGTGGTGGCAGTCCCCCCCTCGCGGGCTGGCGGTGAGGGCACGGTAGGGACCTGTGGTGGGCCGGCCGCGTGCGCGTGGGTGTCCGTGGCCTGGCGGGCAGGGCTCCGTGGGCCTCTGTCCTTTCCCTGGCCCCTGATCCGCACCGGGTTCGACAACCCCGGTGGCCGTCCTGGAGGAGGGCCGGCCCAGACCCGGCCCCGCGGCGCCCTCTGCCCCTCGCCCGCGGGGTGCCGGGCCCCGAGGCTCACCCTGCACTGCCCTCGTGCCCCGGGCGGTCTCGCTCACCGGGCTCCGCGTCGGCCCGGCCTGTGACCCCTCCAGCTTCTGCTCCCGCGGCCGGGCCTCGGCCGCTCTGCCCTCGCGGACAGCCAGACCGGGGGTGCGGGCCCGGGACCGGCCCGCGCGGAGCGAGCCGGGGCTGGGCGGAGGGCGGCGCCCACCTCGCCTTCCTCCCCCAGTAGGGCAGCGCCGGcctcgcccggcccggcccggcccgccgcccccgcggccggtggctgggcggggccggcgccgggGCCTCGGGGGAGCACCTCTGACAAATGACTTCCTACAGCGGGGGGCCGGCACCCCCGGCCCGCACCCCCTCTGGCTGCCGGCCGGGGTCCGGGGCCAGGGCGCCAAACGCCAGGCTGTTCAGGCGTGAGCTgggggcccggcccgcgccccgtcTCTGCCGGCCCTGCGTCCCTGCGACCTTGTCCAGCGCTGGTCCACcacagcccgccccccccacccccgccccccgccgtgatcccgccctgcccgccgccgccccggcttTGCGCTGAGGCCGCGCGGAGACGCCGTTTATTTTCTTGTCTCGCTCAGCCAGGCCGATCATCTTTACTAAGGCCATCGTGAGCATTTCCTTGTAAGCTCATTTTAAGGAAATGTTTGTGCACGAGGCATTTTCCCACAGCCCGGAGACAATGTCCCCGCCTTTGCCAAAGATCACATTCGCCACCCTCGGTCTTCCTGCCGCGGGAGGGTGGAGCTGGCGCCGGGCCAGGCGCTGCCAGCCGCCCCCGTGCGCCGCTGGCGGGGCGTGCGTGATTAATAGCTGACGCGGACCCGGGCCTGGCACCGGCTGGTCCCGCGGCGGAGGGGccaggcggcgggcgggcgggcggcgcggggccggggccgggcggccgCGCCGGGCTTGGCCCGGGCCGTGTGAACCGGCCGCCGGGCCCGCGCGGCTCTTTGAAGCCCTTCCTTCCCAGGGCTCTCCTGCCCTTCGCATTTCCAGTTTATCCAGATCCGCAGAGCACGGCCACGCCGGGCCCCGCGGGCGTGGGGACCCACGGGCCCTGCCCCCGGGCGCCCGGCCaggcgccccggcccccctctTCTCTAGGACCTGTGCCCCGGGGCAGCGGGGGCGGTGGGGCGGTGGGAAGAGGCCCGGCTCTCCCCAGCAGGGGGGACCTGGGGTGGGAGGCGGCGGTTCCATCCGTGACccagaggtagagcacctgcctagcaagccggaggtcctgagttcaaaccccggcgCCCCACACAACGGTCACCACCCTTGGCCTTTCAGTGGAACCCTAGGCCCGAAGGAACCTCGCCCTCGCGCTCCTTGTCGAGACAAACATGGGGCCGAGGGGAGACGGCGCACCGGAGGCCCAGGGCTCccttctgggtgggggggggggaggtggagagggagaggcaCTGAGCGCCCTCCCACCCATGCAGCTACGCATCCGTCCATCTTCCGCTGGTCTCTGCTCCCCCCTGTATCGATCCACCCAGCCACCAGGGATTCccgcccctcctccaccctccatcCGCCCTCCATGCATCCACCCACCTGTCCATTAGCCAtccgtccctccctctccctctccctccctgcggTCCACCAGGACACCATTCCTGGGTCTGGGGACTAACACAGGCCGGGCGTCTCTGCTCCGGGAAAGCACGTCAGCCCTTGCTGTTGACCCCCCGGGGAGCCGCTGGCTCCCCCATAACTGCCGAGGATCACGAGTGCACACCCTCCCCTCAGCGGCGGTCAGGGTGGGCTTCCCAGAGGAAGGGGCCTCTCCGTGGAGACCCCCCAGGGGCGTCAGAGTGGGAAGAGCTGCTCCCGGAGGTGGGCGGAAGCCAgggtgagggggcggggggcttgATGTCGGGGCTCCGTGGGGGAAGCGGACGGGCCGAGTGGGAGCAGGGGGTGGGCCGCGAGTGGCGGCCGGCCGGGCGGAGGCTGCGGTGCCCAGCCCCCCTCTGTCCGTGCTACAATCCGTGTGGACCTTTGGAACATCCTCAGCTTTGATTGAATGTAAATAGAGTCATTTCTGGAGTTAGCATAGAAAACTGCGAGGGCagcggggaggctggggggggggcggggaccctCCTGGGCAGGCGCGGGGGagaggctggtgggggggggtgcagggggaAACGTCTCCAGCCCCGTGGCTCGTGGTGAGGAGTCTTCCCATGGTGGTCCCCGCCGGCGGGCCTGGTGGCGCAAGGCTTTGTGAGGGCAAGGCCGAGAAAGCCCGCCTCCTGGGCGGGCCTGGCCTGGCCGGGGTCAGGCATGTTGCGCGTTGTATGACCCCGTTAGTTCCAGGTCTTTCGGGTAGAGGCGATCGGTTGATCATTAGCTGCTTGCTGCGTGGGGCATTCCACATGCCCGCCCAGTGTAGCTGCGTGCGATGTGCTGATGGAGCCTGCCCGTCGGGCCCTGGCCAGGCGTCCCGGTCTTCCCACCGCGGTGGTGTGAGCCCTCCGCATGCCGGGGCTTTGGGCACAGTGAGGCCAGCAGCTCCCCGGGCGGGGACATAAGTGCTTCCTTACTCTTCCTGGAAGAGTAATGGTCTGCCCATGAGCCTTCGTCTCTTGTCTTGAGTCTGTGAGGACTTCATTCCTGTCGCCCTGCTTCTGTCTGGTACTCTGGCCATCAAACTGGAGCCGTGTGTCTGATGGTTACTGCTGGGCCTTCAGGCCTAGTCCAAGATCATATGCCGCTGGCTGCCATGCGTTCTAGCTGCAAGGGACTCCCCGGCAAATCGAAAACTTCGGTCTAGTGGAAGGCATACCCTGGATAGCAGAGCCAGGAGGATGGCTGGAGTGGGGGCTGgactgtgtgtgcgtgcatgtgcatgcatgcgtgtgcgtgtgtgtgtgtgtgtgcacgctgttttgagatatggtcttTTGTTATGTGGTCAGGCTGAACCTGAACCCCTGGCCTATTGGaattctccagcctcagcctcctgagtagctggaccaCAGTTGAGCTGCCACACACCACACAAGTAGGTTCTTGCTTTTACATTCACCAAAATGTGCACCAGGCTTccggaaagtttttttttttctgtagaacgAAAAGGCGATTGGAAGCATGAGACAAAAACTGACTTCTGAGTGGCCAGTTTCATCACTGAGCCAGAGGCTTGCGAAGTCCTAAGAATACAAAGACATATCCAGATAGCCAAACCAACTTCTTACGGATGAAGCCAAAAAGTCCACTCTCTGTTTGTCCCTGGAAAGGCCCTGCACAGCcggcctcctccctctgcccatGCCGGGCTCTGCGGGCACTGGCAGCTCCCCCGACCCTCtcacctttcccccttccctgtgcacacacacagtgctgtGTCCCCACGGCCCGCGGGGTGGCTCGGCCACCTGCCCTCCGGCATGAGGCGAGCTGCGACGAAGGCTGGGGGCAGCTGGTGACCGAGCCACAGCAAGCAAGTGTCCCGTCCTCACGTCCACGGAGCTCCCTGGCTGGGCCTGCGCTGTGCTGTTTCTTGGCACTCCTCACTTCACCTGGGTACCCCAAACTACCCAGTCTGTGCCAAAGCGCCAGCTGATGCCCCCCCCACCTGTTGTCACCCCGCCCGCCCCCTGCCAATCTCTCTgcagcctgcgggggggggggggcgatgtgGACTGGTCCTCCCATTCGGTTTTCGAAAgggctgccctctgccctccatTCCGTAGATGGGCGATCAGGCTGCGGGAGGCGGGGGGCCTGGCCCAGGGTGGCCAACCAGGGGCCAGCGCCGCATCCCTTCCCGGGCCCGGGGCCCCTCGGGCCGGAGGGTGCTTGCGGGCTTGGGGGGCACGgtggacggcgggggggggggtgttcctcAGCGGCCTGACCTTCCCGGGATGGCAGCCAGGCTCCCGGGCAGAATTCTGCCAAGAGGGAGTTTTTTTCCCCGGTCAGGGAATAAGAGTGCGCGCATCTCCTCCGAGTCAGAGGTGTGGCGGCGGGGGACGGGGCCTTGGCTGCGGCAGCCCGGGCACGTGACGGCTCTGCCGGCCGCCGGGCCCCGGCTCCGGCCAGGCGCTTGCAGTGCCAGGAGGGGGGGGCTGCCCTTCCCCAGCCTGCCGCCGGAGCCTCGTGACGGCGCTGCCCACGGGGACCGCCGGCTCCCAGCCCCCGTGGGGCCCCTGGCAcccgtgggtgggggtggggggccgggccaCCCTGGGGGGTGGGCGCGTGGACGCCTTCCTTCTCGGCGTGCAGCTCGGGGGCGCACGGGGTTGAGCCCTCCACCCCGAGCCGCCGAGCCAGGTTCCCGGTCCCTCGGCGAGGTGTGGTGGTTTTCCAGATGGGGGTCTCGGCTCATCACGCGTGCCCGGGCTGACCGAGGGCCGCGGCCTCCTCGTGGGGCCTCCGCCATCGCCGCGagggcggcccggccccgccgtgCCCAGTACCGAGGGACATGGGGTCTGCGTGTGGTCTTTTCATGTTTAAAAGTAATTTGGGGTCCAGGCTGGCCGCCCACTGgggtccctgtcctcctcctcctcccgagtGCGAGCAGCTGGGCTTGCAGCCTCGTGCCGCTGTGCCCAGTCTTCAaaagccctcctcccctcctctgcccttccaCCCGGGGCGTCCTGCGGCTCCCCCTCTGCAGAGCCCCCCAGGCTTTGGGAGGTGGGCCgggcctcctcttccccctcccacaatgctgggggggtggggcggggggccggggctgcggctGGGTGCTGACGGCCCGGCCGGGGAGGCTGAGCCCCTGCGGCAAACGGCAGCGGCTCCAGCAGCCGAACGCCTTTCTCTTACGTTCTAGAAGTCTGACACTAAGGTGTCTGTGGCACTGCGCCCTGCAGATCCCCAGGGAGGGGGCTCCCCGCCTCTGCCAGCTGCGGGGGCTCAGGCCTCCCCTGACGAGGCCACCCCGCCCCAGTGCCACCTCAACTCCCCCCCCGCCATCCCCCTTCTGCCCGCGCCTCGCCTCTTAAACCCCGTGTCCGCCACACTTGGTGCTGGGCTTTGGGCCTTCTGGGGTGACGCCACTGCGGGGTCCTGTCCCACCTGCAAAGACCCCAGGTCCCGTGGGCACAGGACGTGGGCAGGGGGCGTGGGCTCAGGACGTGGGCTCCGGGAGTGGGCAGGGGGCGTAGGCACGGGGCGTGGGCAGGGGGCGTGGGCACGGGGCGTGGGCAGGGGGCGTGGTGGACCTTGGCTGTCTCACAGGCCCGTCTGGACCTCCACTTCTTTGAGATGCGCAGAGGACCTGGTGTGGTTCTGCAGTGGCCCTCAGaggaagctgaggaaggaagCCAAGTCCCGGGGAGCTCACTACCGTACCCCCAGCCCCGCCTGGGCCCCAAGGGGGGCTGGCAGCCGATGCCACGCTGGCAAACAGGTGCTGAGGCTGAGTTCCCGCTGGCCGTGTCCCGTCAAGTCCTGGCCATTGAGAAGGGAGCTCAGCTGGGGTTCCCTTGCCTTGTCACAGAAGCCCCCCTGGAGCTCCAGGGGTGTCCCCCCTTCTCCCTGTCCTCAGCGTGGCTGGCGTAGGCGGTGACGAGTGGAAACGACCACCAAGGGCCTCAGGCTTCCAGGGCTCCACGCTTTCCTCTCCACAGCTGAATCCCGCGTGCTGCGCTCCCTCCAGCCGCCTCCGCCAGCACGCACGAGgctcacgcgcacacacacacacacacagtgcccacgcacgcacacgcgggGCCCGCGTGCATAAACACGGTGCCCCGTGTCCACACTATAGGGGGTGGAGGCCGTGTCCATGGtatgggggtggaggtggaggccgTGTCCATACTATGGGGGGGTGGAGGCCGTGTCCACACTATGGGGGGGTGGAGGCCGTGTCCACGCCATGGGGGGTGGAGGCCGTGTCCACGCCATGGGGGGTGGAGGCTGTGTCCACGCTATGGGGGGGTGGAGGCCGTGTCCACACTATGGGGGGGTGGAGGCCGTGTCCACGCCATGGGGGGTGGAGGCTGTGTCCATGCTATGGGGGGGTGGAGGCCGTGTCCACACTATGGGGGGGTGGAGGCCGTGTCCACACTATGGGGGGGGTGGAGGTTGTGTCCACGCCATGGGGGGTGGAGGCTGTGTCCATGCTATGGGGGGGTGGAGGCCGTGTCCACACTATGGGGGGTGGAGGCCGTGTCCACACTATGGGGGGGGTGGAGGTTGTGTCCACGCCATGGGGGGTGGAGGCTGTGTCCCATGCTATGGGGAGGTGGAGGCCGTGTCCACACTATGGGGGGTTGGAGGCCGTGTCCACACTATGGGGGGGTGGAGGCTGTGTCCAtgctacgggggggggggtggaggctgtGTCCATGCTatggggggggtggaggctgtGTCCATGCTACGGGGGGGCTTGGAGGTGGAGGTCGTGTCCACGCTATGGGGGGGTGGAGGCTCTTGTCCATTGCTAcaagggggggggtggaggtggaggccgTGTCCACACTATGGGGGGTGGAGGCTGTGTCCatgctacgggggggggggggaggtccagAGCTGGAGCCCTTAGCCGGCCGCAGGGTTAGGGAACGGTTGAGGTCTGGCCCATCTCTGGGCTTCCCTGTCTTGGGTGGGGCCACGTGGGCCCTACAACCAGACCCCTCTGTAGTGCAGGTGCTTCATCTCTCTGcttctggcctcagtttccccagcggGACACGAGTAGCAGAGCCTTCTGCCGATGGAGCTGAGGGGTTTGGGAGCAGCGGCGTGGCAGACGCGCATCAGACCACCCGGCCCGGGGCTCGGGGGCAGCGccctggagaggagaggaggcgggCAGGGGGCCCCGGGCCCAGGCctcggggagaggagaggaggcgggCAGGGGGCCCCGGGCCCAGGCctcggggagaggagaggaggcgggCAGGGAGCCCGGGCCCCAGGCctcggggagaggagaggaggcgggCAGGGGGCCCGGGCCCAGGCctcggggagaggagaggaggcgggCAGGGAGCCCGGGCCCAGGCCtcggggagagagaggaggcggGCAGGGGCCCCGGGCCAGGCctcggggagaggagaggagacggGCAGGGAGCCCGGGCCCCAGGCctcggggagaggagaggaggcgggCAGGGGGCCCCGGGCCCAGGCctcggggagaggagaggaggcgggCAGGGAGCCCCGGGCCCCAGGCCTCGGGGAGAGGCCGCCCTGCGTCTTGGCACTCGGGCCCTCCAGCTGCCGGAGCTGGCTGCCTTGGTGGCGGCTGGTGGCCGGTGGGCGGGTGTGCCCAGGGCGGGTGTGCCCAGGGCGGGTGTGCCCAGGGCGGGTGTGCCAGCGTGCCTGCGGTGGAAAGGCGCTCGGTGAGGTGATCACTGCTGAGAAATGGCGGTGGTGCCGGGAAGCCTCGCCCCCGCCTCGGTGTGCGGAGCCCGGCGGGCTGTGGGGAGGGCGGCGCGGCGGCTGCCCCGCTGTGGGGCGAGGCCCTGGGCCCCCGGGGCCCGTCTGCTTCCtgctggggccggggccggcgtGCCCAGCGCCGGCGCCGCTCAGGGCGCCCAGCACCCCGCAAAGCCGTTCACGTCAGCCGTGACGCCACCGCCACGCGCGAGCCGGGGGGCCGGCGCTGCTCGTGGACGGGGCTGCCTGAGACGCGACGGGAAAGCCACACGGGGAGGCGGGCTGCTACACGAAGGGACGGGCACGCACCACGTACACACGCCACGCACACGCGTCACGAACACGCTTGCACAACAATgcacacaccacatatacagacggTGTCACACCACAAACACGtaccatgtgcacacacatatatacatagcatGTACACACACCACGCACACTCCACGtacacacaccacgcacacaaacatacacgcacacatacaccacGCACACACCATgtatacacaccacatacacacaccacacacacaaacataccacacacaccacatatacacaccacatacacacaccacgcacacaccacatacacaccacatacacacaccacacacaaacataccacgCACACATACACCACGCACACACCATgtatacacaccacatacacacaccacacacacaaacataccacacacaccacatatacacaccacatacacacaccacgcacacaccacatacacaccacatacacacaccacacacaaacataccacgCACACATACACCACGCACACACCATgtatacacaccacatacacacaccacacacacaa contains:
- the LOC125345099 gene encoding collagen alpha-1(I) chain-like encodes the protein MAEAPRGGRGPRSARARVMSRDPHLENHHTSPRDREPGSAARGGGLNPVRPRAARREGRRPRAHPPGWPGPPPPPTGARGPTGAGSRRSPWAAPSRGSGGRLGKGSPPLLALQAPGRSRGPAAGRAVTCPGCRSQGPVPRRHTSDSEEMRALLFPDRGKKLPLGRILPGSLAAIPGSPGSLRAGRSRARTPGLAVREGRAAEARPREQKLEGSQAGPTRSPVSETARGTRAVQARNKEASASRRAPAADTPRGAGLPQAVTPRTGQTPCAPSLRPPTPTADTAAARSVLGTGPRASAERQAREPPDFQDRGELSYVAPLLGTLASRVPPVLGAPRLCSGRA